From the Mahella australiensis 50-1 BON genome, the window AACGAAGACTGTATTATAATACTCGGCATATCCCAACACCCTAAACCTTTTGTCCAAGCAACGATTTAAGCATATCCAAGCTCTCGCCGTCGTAAACCTCAAAAGCCTTTATGGAACGCAACAGCTCTTCTCTCGCCAGAACGCTATAGCCGTACCTATAATAGAGCTTACCGAGTTGCATCAACACGTCGTCGCTGTCTATAAGGTTAAGCAAATTGAGGGCGCGTTCAAACAGTTCAAATCTTTTAAAGCCCAGCAGCCTATCCAGTATTTCAAAGATGATTTTTTCATATTCACGAGATGACTCGTCGCCACCGGACAATGCCTGTATCGCATCGCTCTGCTTTAAGATGGCAAAAAACGCCTTATACACATCTATAATGTGGCTGGGCAGCGATTGCTGTTCCATAAAATATATGGCTACTTCGGCATCCTCCCATTGCTGCTGCATCCAGAAACACCATACTATATCCTTCAATGCCGCAGGATAATACGGTATATCGGACGGTATATCGATCAAGCACCTATAGGCCTCTTCAAACCTATCCAAATGCATGAGACACTGCGCTTTCAAATAAAGGAATTTAGGAGAAAGCTCTATATCTTGAGCAGCTTTTTCGATATAATCGATAGATATATCGTATCGATGCTCGCAAAACAGTATATCTGCTAAAATCAACTTCGAATTAGCCGTACTGTCAAAATATTGTTCTAATTTATTCAATGCCTGCTCAGGCTCCAGCAGCAAGAATAATATATGACCTATTCTATAGATCGGCTCAAGAAAATCCGGTTTTTGCTGTAGTGCGTAAAGATAATGCTTATATGCCATCTCATAATCCTTAAGCTCCTCATATATTTCACCCATAGCGGCATAGGATCGATATCCTCCGACGCCGAGCAAAAATGCGTAAAGCAGTGGGGCCTCGCCCATGTCAACGCACTGTTTAAATCCCCTTAAAGCTTGGGAATACAATCCTAACTGATGATATATATCCGACTTAATATATACGAGATCTGTAAGCTTCGGGAAATCTTTAAGCCCCTTTTGGATTATCTCCAAAGCTTCACCATATCTACCCAACCTTTGGAGACACAATGTCGCTTGTATATATATCTTGGATGCATAGCCCAGATGAGGGTTTAAATCTTTAAGAACCTCCTTATATAAATTTAAGGCCTTCTCATAGTTGCCTAAAGCAAAATATTCATTACCAAGATTATACATAATAAACGCTTCACCCGGATAACGTACTAACTGTTCTTCCAATATGGCTATATTTCGCTGCCTTTTATGCTGCTTTTCCACATTATAGCGCAAATAACCGTAATGGTATACCCTTACATCGGATATTCTAAGCTTAGCCTCCGGATTAACACGCGTGATCACAGAGGCCAATTGTTCGTGTATAGCACCTATAAATCTGTATTGTTCGCAATTTCGCACTAATTTCAGGTTCAGGTTGCTGACCACATCGGAACCGGCGTACTCCCCTATATAACTCAGAACTTGAAAGAAATAACCTTCGGCGTCCTCATGCGTCAGACCGATTACTTTTCGGCAATCCTCTTCGACCAGCTCCTCGTCAGCGTCCATAAGCAATATCCATTCCCCATTAGCTTTATCCATAGCTACATTTCTCGCTTGACTGAAGTCATTATTCCAAGGCACCTGATATACTTTACATCCGAAGTCCCTGGCTATATTTATGGTGGTGTCCGAAGAACCGGTGTCTACTACGATCATTTCATCGACAATACCTTTAACACTGGTAAGGCACCTGGCAAGGCTATCCTGCTCATCCTTTACTATCATGCAAAGGCTTATTAATGGCTTTGACATAAATAAACCCCCAATAAATCCTTCAGGGGATAGCTTTTATCCCCTGAAAGTCAATTTATCCTCTTTTTATACTATATGGGAAACTGTTTTATTAAGTGATTAAACCTGGCCATTAAAATAAAATTCGGCCGTAGCGGTGTCCGTGCCACTATCATAATAAACCCTCGTATAGCGCAGGAAATTCTTTGCCACCAATACCGCTTTTTGACCGGCCTCTACGCTTACAGGACCGCTGCCATCATCGACAAAGTAGGCGTCTGTCTCGGTAGGGCTTATTTGCAACTGAACCGTTATGGCAGCCTCACCGGTATTGTTGACATAAAAACTATACAGCGAATACTGCGAGGTGTCTGTCTGCAACACCGTACCAGTACCTACCACCCCATCTATACCAGTATTGGTTTCGGTAAAAGCCCTGGCTCCCAGCTCTACGCTGTCAGCGGCAGCTGTCAACGGACGTATATCGAAGTCGGTAGCCGTCACTGTCACTACATCGGCGTCTGTCAGTGGACGTATATCAAAGGCTATGGCGGTTACCGTTACCACATCGGCATCTGTTAACGGACGTATATCAAGGTCGGTAGCCGTTACTGTCACTACATCGGCGTCTGTCAGTGGACGTATATCAAAGGCTATGGCGGTTACCGTTACCACATCGGCATCTGTCAGCGGACGTATATCGAAGGCTGCCGCAGTCACCGTTACAGAGCCCAGATCCAATCGCCCATCCGTAGCGGTTAATATAGGCCTGGCAATACCGCCGCCATCCACACCGTTAATAGTGGTCTGCAATTGGCTGGCCACATTGTTGAATACAAGATTATTGGGCATATATTCTCATCACCTATCATCATAAATTAGATATACCGCTGTCATGTCAAAGGGACGGGAGGGTATTACTCAATCCAGCAGTATATCTAATATATATATATGCATAAGGATATAAAATGGGATATACTTTACGCAAAAAATTTCACTGCCTCAGAGATATAGTTAAAAGAAGGGTATTTTACCGATATTCAAACGATATATTCTAAGATGTGCTCCACCAGTTCGCCTTTTGATTCAAACTCATCTACATTAAACCAACGTATGTTTTTATCCCTGTTAAACCATGTCCATTGGCGCTTGGCCAGCCTGCGCGTATTGCGCTTTATCAACATAACCGCCTCATCCAATGTGCATAATCCCTTCAAGTACGCCAACAGCTCTTTATAGCCGACTGCCTGCATAGCCACCGGATTATCAGCATAGCCGTTAGCTTTAAGCCACTTTACCTCTTCGAGCAGCCCTTTTGCCATCATGGCATCGACGCGCTGCTCTATCCTGTTGTAAAGACGTTGGCGGTCCATAGTGAGGCCTATCATAACAGCATTATAACGCGGCGGCACGCTTTTTGAACGCTGCTGATAATACGATATCGGCCGTCCCGTCTTATAGTATACCTCCAGCGCCCGTATTATCCGCTTAAGATCATTGCGGCTTATTCTTGCTGCCGCATCGGGATCTACACTGGCCAACTCGTCGTATAAGGCATCAGCCCCGTATTCCCGAGCTTTATGCCGCAAATTTTCCCGCAATTCCGCATCAGGCGCACCTTCGCTGAAATCCAGATTATATACCATAGAATTTATATACAATCCTGTGCCCCCCACCAGCATAGGCATGCGTCCATGGGCTATTATTTCATCTATGCATTGTTCGGCCATGCGTTGGAATAGTGCAACGCTAAAAGCCTCGTCGGGCGTTACCACATCTATCATATAATGCGGTATACCCTTTCGCTCCTCCGGCGTCGGTTTAGCCGAACCTATATCCATATATTTATATACCTGTGTCGCGTCGGCCGATATAATAGAACCGTTTATCCTTTGCGCGACTTCTATGGCAACGTCGGTCTTTCCCACAGCGGTAGGCCCCACTATAACTATCAACGGTTTTTGCATTACTGAACCCTCTTGAACATTTTCTCCAACTCATATTTGCTTATGCTGCGCACTATGGGACGCCCATGCGGGCAGGTAGGCGGCACGTTGCCAGATAATATCTCGCCCGCAAGACGTATTATTTGGGATTGATCCAAATGGTCATGCGCTTTAACAGCACTCCGACAGGCCATCATCATAACCTCTTCGCGGCGATAGTCGTAAGGGCTGTGCGCATCAAATAATCTCATACCATCTATTATATCCTTCAATAGGCCTTCGGCCCTGGGCCGGCCGAATAACACCGGCACCGCTCTCAATAC encodes:
- a CDS encoding glycosyltransferase family 2 protein, whose product is MSKPLISLCMIVKDEQDSLARCLTSVKGIVDEMIVVDTGSSDTTINIARDFGCKVYQVPWNNDFSQARNVAMDKANGEWILLMDADEELVEEDCRKVIGLTHEDAEGYFFQVLSYIGEYAGSDVVSNLNLKLVRNCEQYRFIGAIHEQLASVITRVNPEAKLRISDVRVYHYGYLRYNVEKQHKRQRNIAILEEQLVRYPGEAFIMYNLGNEYFALGNYEKALNLYKEVLKDLNPHLGYASKIYIQATLCLQRLGRYGEALEIIQKGLKDFPKLTDLVYIKSDIYHQLGLYSQALRGFKQCVDMGEAPLLYAFLLGVGGYRSYAAMGEIYEELKDYEMAYKHYLYALQQKPDFLEPIYRIGHILFLLLEPEQALNKLEQYFDSTANSKLILADILFCEHRYDISIDYIEKAAQDIELSPKFLYLKAQCLMHLDRFEEAYRCLIDIPSDIPYYPAALKDIVWCFWMQQQWEDAEVAIYFMEQQSLPSHIIDVYKAFFAILKQSDAIQALSGGDESSREYEKIIFEILDRLLGFKRFELFERALNLLNLIDSDDVLMQLGKLYYRYGYSVLAREELLRSIKAFEVYDGESLDMLKSLLGQKV
- a CDS encoding DUF6385 domain-containing protein — encoded protein: MPNNLVFNNVASQLQTTINGVDGGGIARPILTATDGRLDLGSVTVTAAAFDIRPLTDADVVTVTAIAFDIRPLTDADVVTVTATDLDIRPLTDADVVTVTAIAFDIRPLTDADVVTVTATDFDIRPLTAAADSVELGARAFTETNTGIDGVVGTGTVLQTDTSQYSLYSFYVNNTGEAAITVQLQISPTETDAYFVDDGSGPVSVEAGQKAVLVAKNFLRYTRVYYDSGTDTATAEFYFNGQV
- the miaA gene encoding tRNA (adenosine(37)-N6)-dimethylallyltransferase MiaA, with the protein product MQKPLIVIVGPTAVGKTDVAIEVAQRINGSIISADATQVYKYMDIGSAKPTPEERKGIPHYMIDVVTPDEAFSVALFQRMAEQCIDEIIAHGRMPMLVGGTGLYINSMVYNLDFSEGAPDAELRENLRHKAREYGADALYDELASVDPDAAARISRNDLKRIIRALEVYYKTGRPISYYQQRSKSVPPRYNAVMIGLTMDRQRLYNRIEQRVDAMMAKGLLEEVKWLKANGYADNPVAMQAVGYKELLAYLKGLCTLDEAVMLIKRNTRRLAKRQWTWFNRDKNIRWFNVDEFESKGELVEHILEYIV